CCTATATTCTTTATGTTGTTTGGCTGCTTAAGAAATTCGCGGATCATTAGATTTTGTGTTTCCTTTGATTTgggtaacaatttttttttttcttacattcgTGTAAACCGATGCCTTACTGAGTTTTTATGTCGCGGATTCAAGAGAGAATactttagatattattattttttctttttttatgcgACTGATCAAAATTTTTGATAGGTTTCCTTAGAACTATTGTTTGCggtaaattttaacaaaaattacaatcaaTTTTATCTGTTGGTTTATAATTTGTGTTCGACCTTGAAAAACAGCAAAAAAAGATTGGTTGCGTGGGTTGATTGCTGGAGAAGTTTAATTGTTTTGTGGGTCTGTGGTTGGTTTTTCTAATGAGTCATATATGTATTTTCAAACTGTGGAACTTGGAGAAGTTTTCATTTCcctgtattttttatttttttttttattttgaaagcaGGGTTAAGCAATGGGGAAAAGGAAGGCAAAGGCAAAGCCTGCTCCAAAGAAAAGAATGGATAAACTTGATACTGTCTTCAGCTGCCCTTTCTGCAATCACGGCAGCAGTGTTGAATGCCGCATGTAAGCACTTCTTATTACTTTTAAGGGATATGATCATGGTATAGATGGATCTTACTTGGTTTGGAGCTCATCTTTGGATTTCTTTTGTCAGTGACATGAAGAATTTGATCGGGGAAGCTACTTGTGGAATATGCCAAGAGAGCTTTAGCACTACCATCACAGGTTTGTATCAATGGTCCTTGTTTGGCATTAGTGACATTGATgattgttagaaaataaatgatatCCCAAGATTATTCCAAGATTATTGAGAGAAGATATTGTTACAATTGTCTACactaaaataacttatttacaGGAATAGTCTTGCATTATTAGAAGAACATATTAGCATAATTATAGGAATAAAATAGCATAATTATGGATACtctctcttgtatatatttctgatattttcaatcaatataCATAATGCAGAATTCCTTCTATCTGTCCTTGTTTCCATGGCTAACTATGGAAATGCACAAAATTCCAATAGTTCTTATTCTCTCCATCATTTTGTCCATCTTGGAATGGTCCTTGTCTCCAAATCTTTAGATGGAGACAACTATTCAACTTGGTGTAGAGCCATGGTCATCTCTTTGAATGCAAATATACGAGTCAAAACCCAATTCAATACCACTATAGCCAATGTACGAGTTGACAATGGAAGGGAATTTTTTTTGAGATTCTTTTACACAAGGTACCACTTTCCAACATTCGTGCACTTACATATCACAACAAAACAGGGATGTCAAGTGCAAACATAGACATATCCTTGAGTCACCACAAGCTCTTTGTTTTCAAGCTCATTTTCCTTTATAGTTTTGGGCAAAATGTGTTTCCATTGctattgatataattaatagGTTACCCACACCTCTTTTTTCACGTCAGATACCTTTTGAGCACCTATATGGTAAAATCCCTTGTTATTCACACATTAGAGTTTTGGATGTCTTGCTTAAGCTGCTAAAGTTCGTGTTTCTCATAAGTTTGCTCCCCATGCCCAAAGATGTGTTTTTCTTGGTTATCCTCTTGGCTAAAAAGCTTACAAGTTTACGTTCTTGAAACTCACAAAGTCTTCACTAGTTGTGATGTTGTCTTCTATGagaatattttgttatatgaaTCCTTTGACACTTCcccaaccaccaccaccatagaCCCTATAATACCTAATGCTATCCATGATAATCACCCGAATGAGACTCCTTCATACACTTAACCAACACCTACATAACACATACTTGTGCCTCCCATTACTTCCCCCTATGGTTCTCTTGTGTTGTCCTCAATGATCTCATGGTTCTCTTGGGAGTTCTTGATGTTCATTCTCCAACTTAAGGGGAagtattagaaaataaatcatatcccaAGATTATTGAGAGAAGATATTGTTATAATTGTGTCCATTAAAATAGCTGATTTACAGGAATAGTCTTGCATTATTTAAGGAATAAAATAGCATAATTATGGATATActctttgtatatatttatgttattttcattcaatataCATAAGGCAGAATTCCTTCTATTTGTCCTCTTTTTACAATGATGTCTGACATTGGATATGAAAATGAGAATTAGCTAAGTGGTATTTATAGAATGCAACTTCACATTGGTGATGTTCCCTTGATACTTATTCGACTAAAAATGTAGTTACATGCGTGTGCTACCTAGCTTTTAAGATCTCTTACCTCATCAGATTCTTTGAAtgcaagaagagaagaaaataatttattcctACCGATGGTGAATTGTCATTTTTGGTAGTGTTTAGCAGAACATCCTGGATAAATTTAACTCCTCTTCatactcaatttaaaaaaatgcgTGTCCTTTTCTTTGATGAGATTTGAAATGTTGACACAATAGTATGTATCTGCTGAGAGCATACACATTACAAATGTAGttagtaactatttttttcttgtatttgcAGCTTTATCAGAGCCAATAGACATGTAAGTTAAATCAATATGCGGGAAACATTTCTCATATCTCCATTCCTGCGTACAGTGTATCATTCTGACTCAAGTATTTTGTTTGCAATTATGCAGATACAGTGAGTGGATTGATGAATGTGAAAGGGTGAACACTGTTGATGATGATGCTTAGCTATGTTCAGATCGCTGTTCCTCACGGAGTAACTGGCCTATTTTATATTTCCAACCTCTATTTAGTCAGTTCCTGATGTGAGCACTGGTAATAATTGAGTTATGTAATATTATGTTCAAGAGCATGGGAATAATTGTCCTGTTTAGATGAAGGCACCTTGATTGGAATAGTTTGTAATATATAAAGATGTATGCTGGTTGCATATCTAAAGTGTGTAATTTAGGCCCTCTGGAATGACTTGGGAGACTGGGGCTAATATGTAGCTTGATGGACTTGGATTTGGATTCAATAAAAGTTAATGAATTCCTACTCACccttttcaataaaagaaataataactcttttactcttttttttgtgtgtattttATGGACTAGGACACTAAGAGTTGgtcatatttcattaaattgtaATTGTGGATGGGGGTTTGatgttgataattgattgaatacATTAATTAGGGCTTGTAGAAAGTTATACAGAGTGTTCAAGATAT
Above is a genomic segment from Vigna radiata var. radiata cultivar VC1973A chromosome 10, Vradiata_ver6, whole genome shotgun sequence containing:
- the LOC106774403 gene encoding transcription elongation factor 1 homolog, yielding MGKRKAKAKPAPKKRMDKLDTVFSCPFCNHGSSVECRIDMKNLIGEATCGICQESFSTTITALSEPIDIYSEWIDECERVNTVDDDA